Within Streptomyces antibioticus, the genomic segment GGGGCGGGGGTCACAGGCTGTCGCGGACGTCCCGCAGCATCTGCACGGTGCGTTCGGCGGACGCGGCGTGCGCCGTCATGTGGTCGAGGACCTCCAGATGCGCGGCGACCTCCTTGCGCGAGTCGAGGTACAGAGCACCGGTCAGATACTCCGTCACCACCATGTCGGGCAGTTCCGGTTCGGCGAAGCGGAACAGCGTGAACGGCGCGGCCGTCCCCGGGTGCGGGCCGTCGGCGAACCGGGCCACCTGGAGCGTGATCCGGTCGCGCTCGGACAGCTCCAGCATCCGGTCCAACTGCGCGGCCATCACCGCCGGATCCAGACTCGCGGGGCGGCGCAGCACCGTCTCGTCCAGCACCGCCCACAGATGCGGCGGGTCGGGTTTGTCCAGCAGCCGCTGCCGCGCCATGCGCAGCGACACGTGCCGCTCCAGCGACTCGGGCGTGGTGCGGCCGACGGTGCCGGCCTCCAGCACGGCCCGCGCGTAGTCCTCGGTCTGCAACAGGCCGGGCACGAAGTGGGGTTCGTAGGAGCGGATCAGCCGGGCCGCGCCCTCCAGGCTCACGTACAGGCTGAACCACTCGGGCAGGACGTCGTGGAACCGCTGCCACCAGCCGGGCCGGTTGGCGTCCTCGGCGAGCGTGATGAAGGCTGCCGCCTCTCCCGCCGGCACGCCGTAGGCGTCCAGCAGCACTTGTACGTACGGGATCTTCAGCGAGACCTCCGCGGTCTCCATGCGCCGGACCGTCGCCGGGGCCACCCGCAGTGCGCGGGCCGCCTCCTCGCGGGCCAGTCCGGCCGTCTCGCGCAACTCCTGGAGCCTTCTGCCGAGTACCACCTGCCCCACCGTGGGCGCGGGCCGTCGTTCACTCACGCCACGTCTCCCCTACGTGTCGGCACGCGGGCCAGTGTGCCACGTCCGGGACGGGGGCTCACCGGGACCGAGGGAGGTCTTCGCCACATCCGGAGAGCCGCCTTCCGCCGGTTGCGGACGGACCGTGCCGACTGTCCTGAAGCTCCGTCAATCCGCCGTCATGCGCAGGTACTTGACCGTCTCGGGGTCGGCCGGGAGGAAGGTCTCGACGGCCAGCTCGGCGACCGTCACGTCCATCGGTGTGTTGAATGTGGAGATCGACGACACGAACGACAGGAGCCGCCCGTCGTGCTCGATCCGCAGCGGCAGCGCGAAGTGCGGGACGGGTCCGCAGGGTTCGTCGTCCCGGCCCTCCGGCACGGGATACGCGGCGACCTCCTCGTACAGCCGGCGCAGCGGTGCCGAGCGGTGCAGGGCGATCTGCCGTTCCATCTGGTGCAGCAGATGGCCGCGCCACTCACGGAGGTTGCGGATGCGCGGCGCGAGGCCGCTCGGGTGCAGGGTCAGCCGCATCGCGTTGAGCGGCGGCGTCAGCAGGGACTCCGGGACGCCGTCCAGCAGCGTCATGATCCCGCGGTTCGCGGCGACCACGTCGTACGTCGCGTCCACCACCAGCGCCGGATACGGCTCGTACCCCGTCAGCAGCGTCTCCAGCCCGGCCCGCAGCGCCTCCAGCGCCGGGTCGTCCAGCGGGGTCTCGGGGTAGCGCGGGGCGTGACCGGCCGCCAGCAGCAGCGCGTTGCGCTCGCGGACGGGGACGTCGAGGTGCTCGGCCAGCCGCAGCACCATCTCCTCGCTGGGCCGGGAGCGGCCCGTCTCCACGAAGCTGATGTGCCGGGCGGAGGAGCCGGCACGCAGGGCGAGTTCGAGCTGACTGATCCGCCGCCGCTCCCGCCAGGCCCGCAACAGCGGACCGACCCCCGGTGCGGCGGCGGCGGTGGGGGTGGGGGTGGGGGAGGGGGCGTGCGGACCGGTCGCGACGGAGGCCATGCGTACGACCGTAACGGAGGGCCGGTCCGGTACGCCCCGGCGGGCTTCCGCACGCCCCGCCCTCGCGCATGCGCCGCCGATCTGACCAGGGCCGTTTCCGGCCGGCTGTGGCACGCTGGAAGGCACGCGACACCCACGGAGGGAGTCAGGCCATGGCCGCGGAACCGCTCTCGCAGAAGGAGATCGAGGACCGGCTCGCCGAGCTGCCCGGCTGGTCCCTGGACGACGGCCGGCTCACCCGCTCCTACCGGCTGGACTCGCACTTCGCCGCGGCCGCCCTGGTCGTCCATGTCGCGCGCATCCAGGACGAGCTGAACCACCACGCCGAGATCACCCTCGGCTACGACACGGTCGGCCTCGCCGTCAGCACGCACAGCGCGGGCGGCGCGATCACCGACCTGGACATCGCGCTCGCCCGGCGGGTGCGGGACGCGGCGCCCGCCCACGGAGCGCGCTGACCCGCGGGCGGGCGGGGCGAGGAGACGGGGGGCGCGCGTGCTGGACTACGACGAGGAAGCCGAGCGCTACGACGCCATGCGCGGCGGTGAGCCCCGGGCGGCCGCCGCCGCGGAGGCCGTCCTCGGCCTGCTGCCGCCGGACGCGGCCCGGCCGTCGCACGCCGCCCGGCTGCTGGACGTCGCCTGTGGCACGGGCATCGTCACCCGGCGGCTCGCGGCCGGCCGGCCCGGTCTGCGGGTGACCGGCGTCGACCTGTCCCCGGCGATGGCCCGGCAGGCCGCCGCCCGGCTGCCCGGCACGATCGTGCGCGCCGACAGCCGCCGACTGCCCTTCCCGGACGGCGTGTTCGACGCCGTCACGAGCGTATGGCTGCTGCATCTCGTCGAGGACGAGGGCGACGCGCGCCGGATCGTCGCCGAGTGCGCCCGCGTGCTGCGGCCCGGCGGTGTCTACGTCACCACCGTCGACAAGGGCGCCTCGCACAACGTGGGCAGCGACATCGATGTCGTCCTCGCCTCCCGCCCCCACCGGCCCGCGTCCGACGCGGAGGCCCTGGTCGAGGGGTACGCAGCCGACCGCGGGCTGCTGCCCGCGGGCCGTGCCCGGTTCCCCGGGCGGGGGCAGGGCCGCAGCCCGCGCCGCGCGATCACCGATCTGCGCCGCGGCTGGTTCGTCACCCTGCCGCCCGGCCACCCCCTCGCCGACGACTTCGCCGCCCGGCTCGCGGCCCTCCCCGACCAGGAACGCCCGCGCCCGGAACCGGAGTTCACCCTGCGGGCGTTCCGGAAGCCGGCCGACTGAAGGCCATCGTCCAGTTGGACAGCCAGGTCCGTCCGCCGTCCACCGAGAACGCCTGCTCCCAGTGCGCGGTGTCGGCCGAGATCCCGGACCACACGAACCGCACCCGTACGTCCTTCCCGTCGTGGGTGTCGTCGCCGTGGAAGTGGCCGAGCCCGTTCTCGAAGCGGCCCACGACCGGCGGGAACAGCGTGCCGGTGGTGCTGGAGGACCAGTGCAGCGCCCAGGTGCGGCGCACCGGCTCGAACAGCCGCAGGGTGAGCCCCTGGGAACCCAGGTGCGGCAGATCGATCTCGTCCAGATTGGCCGCCCCGTCGAACAGCGGCAGGCAGCGGCTCGTGGCGGGGAACTCCTCCCAGCCGGAGTCCGGGTCGAGGAAGTCGGTGCGGCGGCGGTTGTGGACGAGCCACTCGCCGTGCAGGAAGTCGAAGTCGTGCCGGTCGCTCATGTGCGTTCTCCCGTGGTTCCGTCGGGCAGGGCGTCGGCCAGATAGGACGGAAGGTCGGGGACTTCGGGGCGCAGCAAGTGCCGTACCCAGGCGTGCCGTTCGTGCAGGACCGGGGGGAGTTCCCAGACGCAGCCGATCCACGGCAGGTCGTGGCGGACGAAGCGGGTGGGGTCGAGGTCGGGGCAGCCCAGCGCCGGCTGGCCCGCCGCCGCGCCCCGGTAGTGCAGCACGTTGTCCCACACCCAGCTATAGGCGTTGAGATAGGCGCCGGTGTCCCCGCCCCGGTGCAGGACCACGAAGGTGGCAGGCGGGGTGCCGTCCGGCTCGGGCAGCAGCTCGGGCAGCACGGCGTAGGCCGCCCGCTCCACCTCGGGCGCGATGCCCGCCGGGTCTGCGGTGACGTGGTAGCGCTTGATCCACCGGCCCGCCACCTCGATCGGCGGCCGCGCGGTCAGTGTCTTCTCCTGGAAGGCCGTGAAGGTCATGGCGGGACGCTAAGCGCCCATTACTGCCACCATGTGTCAGTGAAGTCCAGCCGACTCGTCTCGATCCTGCTGCTGCTCCAGACCCGGGGCCGGATGACCGCCGCCCAGCTCGCCGGGGAGCTGGAGGTGTCGGTGCGCACGGTCTACCGGGACGTCGAGGCGCTGGCCGCGGCGGGCGTCCCGCTGTACGGCGACGCCGGGCACGCGGGCGGCTACCGGCTCCTGGACGGCTACCGCACCCGGCTCACCGGACTGACCACGGCCGAGGCGGAGGCCCTCTTCCTCGCCGGGGCGCCGGGGCCCGCCGCCGACCTCGGTCTCGGGCCTGTGCTGGCCGCCGCCCGGCTCAAGGTGCGGGCCGCGCTGCCGGCACCGGTCCGTGAGCACGCCGACCGGATCAGCGGCCGCTTCCATCTCGACGCGCCCGGCTGGTACGCGGACACCGACGCGGTGCCGTGGCTTCCGGCGGTCGCCGACGCCGTCTGGAACGACCGCGTGCTCGACGTCTCCTACCGCCGCTGGCGCGAGCCCACCGATGTGCGCCGCCGCCTCGAACCGTACGGCCTCGTCCTCAAGGCTGGCCGCTGGTACGTCGTCGCCGGACCCGGGCCGCGCACGTTCCGGGTCGACCAGATCCTCGAACTCGACGTCCTGGAAGAGGAGTTCACCCGACCGGACAGCTTCGACCTGGCCGCCTGGTGGGCCGGCCATCAGCGCGACTTCCATCAACGCCTGTACACGGGGCGGGCGGTGGTACGCCTTGCGCCCGGGGTGACACTCGGACGTCCGGTGACGGTCGAGGGCCCGCCCGACACGGACGGCTGGGTACGGGCCACGGTACCCATCGAGTCCCTGGACCACGCCCACGCCGAGTTCCTCCGCCTCGGCACGGGCGTCGAGGTCCTGGAACCCACCGAACTGCGCTACCGGATCGCCCGCACGGTAGCTGAGCTGGCCGAACGGTACGGCGACGCGGCCCGGAAGCAGGGTGACTGAAGTGCACGAGTCGAAATGGTGCTGGTTCCTCCTTGCGGCTCGGGAGTGGGGGAGGAGCGACAAGCCTTGAACCAGTGGGAGCGCTCCCATAGTGGGGATGCCGGGTGGAGGGGTCAAGGTGCTTGAAGAGTCGAAAACATTCGACTCGCGTTGTTGAGGGAAAGTCAGTAACTCCCCTGTTCTTCCCCGGTGCTTGGCGCTAGCTTCGAGGCACCAGTGGGAGCGATTCCATCAGTCGACGCGTCCGTCACACGGGCGCCGAGCTGCAAGGAGTCGCTCATGCGACACCCTCCGCGTCAGAACTCCCCACCGGAGCCGACGGCTTCCGGGACGCCGTCACGCCCGCCGACGTCACGTCCTCCGACGTGACCGGGACCGGCTGTGACCGTTCCCGGACCGGCCGCGCCCCGCGGCCATGACGCCGCGCCCGCACGTCCACCGCGCCGCGTCGATACACCCCGCACCTCCACCGCGTTCGGCATTCGGCCGCGCGCTCGTCCGCGTGCCCCCGAGTGAAAGGCGCCACCGTACGACCGGACCGACACCACCCGCGACGGAGAAGGAAACCCGCACTCATGAGCCGTAGCAGAACAGCGATACTCGCCGCGCTGGCGCTGGTCGCCGGGGCCTCCGGGACCGCGCTGGCGGTGGTCCCGGGCGACCCGGGCATCGCCGCCGTCCCCTGCACCGTCGACTACCAGGTGCAGAACCAGTGGAGCACCGGTTTCACCGCGAATGTCACCGTCACCAACCTCTCGGCCGCGAAGACGAGTTGGTCGGTGAAGTGGGCCTACGCCGGCAACCAGCAGATCACCAACGGCTGGAACGCCAAGATCAGCCAGTCCGGTACGGCCGTCACCGCCGCCAACGAGTCCTACAATGGCGCGCTGGCGAACGGCGGTTCGGTCAGCTTCGGGTTCCAGGCGTCGTACAGCGGCGGCAACGCGCTGCCCACGACGTTCACCCTCGACGGCGTCACCTGCAATGTCGACGGCGGCACCGGCGGACCCACCGACCCGGGACCGACCGACCCCGGCACCCCCTCCACCCGCGTCGACAACCCGTACGCCGGCGCCAAGGTGTACGTGAACCCGGAGTGGTCGGCGAAGGCCGCCGCCGAACCGGGCGGCAGCCGCGTCTCCGGCCAGCCCACCGGCGTCTGGCTGGACCGGATCGCCGCCATCGAGGGCGTGGGCGACGGGATGGGCCTGCGCGACCACCTCGACGCCGCCCTCGCCCAGAAGGGCAGCGGCGAGGAGGTCGTCCAGCTCGTCGTCTACGACCTGCCCGGCCGGGACTGCGCGGCCCTCGCCTCCAACGGCGAACTCGGCCCGACCGAGATCGGCCGCTACAAGAGCGAGTTCATCGACCCGATCGCGGCGATCCTCGCCGACAGCAAGTACGCCTCGCTGCGGATCGTCACCACCATCGAGATCGACTCGC encodes:
- a CDS encoding helix-turn-helix domain-containing protein encodes the protein MSERRPAPTVGQVVLGRRLQELRETAGLAREEAARALRVAPATVRRMETAEVSLKIPYVQVLLDAYGVPAGEAAAFITLAEDANRPGWWQRFHDVLPEWFSLYVSLEGAARLIRSYEPHFVPGLLQTEDYARAVLEAGTVGRTTPESLERHVSLRMARQRLLDKPDPPHLWAVLDETVLRRPASLDPAVMAAQLDRMLELSERDRITLQVARFADGPHPGTAAPFTLFRFAEPELPDMVVTEYLTGALYLDSRKEVAAHLEVLDHMTAHAASAERTVQMLRDVRDSL
- a CDS encoding helix-turn-helix domain-containing protein is translated as MASVATGPHAPSPTPTPTAAAAPGVGPLLRAWRERRRISQLELALRAGSSARHISFVETGRSRPSEEMVLRLAEHLDVPVRERNALLLAAGHAPRYPETPLDDPALEALRAGLETLLTGYEPYPALVVDATYDVVAANRGIMTLLDGVPESLLTPPLNAMRLTLHPSGLAPRIRNLREWRGHLLHQMERQIALHRSAPLRRLYEEVAAYPVPEGRDDEPCGPVPHFALPLRIEHDGRLLSFVSSISTFNTPMDVTVAELAVETFLPADPETVKYLRMTAD
- a CDS encoding 4a-hydroxytetrahydrobiopterin dehydratase; this translates as MAAEPLSQKEIEDRLAELPGWSLDDGRLTRSYRLDSHFAAAALVVHVARIQDELNHHAEITLGYDTVGLAVSTHSAGGAITDLDIALARRVRDAAPAHGAR
- a CDS encoding class I SAM-dependent methyltransferase; amino-acid sequence: MLDYDEEAERYDAMRGGEPRAAAAAEAVLGLLPPDAARPSHAARLLDVACGTGIVTRRLAAGRPGLRVTGVDLSPAMARQAAARLPGTIVRADSRRLPFPDGVFDAVTSVWLLHLVEDEGDARRIVAECARVLRPGGVYVTTVDKGASHNVGSDIDVVLASRPHRPASDAEALVEGYAADRGLLPAGRARFPGRGQGRSPRRAITDLRRGWFVTLPPGHPLADDFAARLAALPDQERPRPEPEFTLRAFRKPAD
- a CDS encoding helix-turn-helix transcriptional regulator, translating into MKSSRLVSILLLLQTRGRMTAAQLAGELEVSVRTVYRDVEALAAAGVPLYGDAGHAGGYRLLDGYRTRLTGLTTAEAEALFLAGAPGPAADLGLGPVLAAARLKVRAALPAPVREHADRISGRFHLDAPGWYADTDAVPWLPAVADAVWNDRVLDVSYRRWREPTDVRRRLEPYGLVLKAGRWYVVAGPGPRTFRVDQILELDVLEEEFTRPDSFDLAAWWAGHQRDFHQRLYTGRAVVRLAPGVTLGRPVTVEGPPDTDGWVRATVPIESLDHAHAEFLRLGTGVEVLEPTELRYRIARTVAELAERYGDAARKQGD
- a CDS encoding glycoside hydrolase family 6 protein, yielding MSRSRTAILAALALVAGASGTALAVVPGDPGIAAVPCTVDYQVQNQWSTGFTANVTVTNLSAAKTSWSVKWAYAGNQQITNGWNAKISQSGTAVTAANESYNGALANGGSVSFGFQASYSGGNALPTTFTLDGVTCNVDGGTGGPTDPGPTDPGTPSTRVDNPYAGAKVYVNPEWSAKAAAEPGGSRVSGQPTGVWLDRIAAIEGVGDGMGLRDHLDAALAQKGSGEEVVQLVVYDLPGRDCAALASNGELGPTEIGRYKSEFIDPIAAILADSKYASLRIVTTIEIDSLPNLVTNVGSRPTATAACDTMKANGNYVKGVGYALNKLGAIPNVYNYIDAGHHGWLGWDDNFAPSAQLFYEAANAEGATVDDVHGFITNTANYSALKENNFTIGDSVAGKSVRESKWVDWNRYVDELSYAQGFRNQLVTAGFRSAIGMLIDTSRNGWGGSARPAGPGATTSVDTYVDGGRFDRRIHIGNWCNQAGAGLGERPQAAPATGIDAYVWMKPPGESDGSSSAIPNDEGKGFDRMCDPTYTGNPRNGNNPSGALGDAPVSGHWFPAQFQQLMQNAYPPLP